Genomic window (Staphylococcus debuckii):
TAGAGTAACCTGTTTTAGTCTTTTTAATCACCGGTAATTCAAGTTTTTCAAATAGTACAACTCCCAGTTGTTTTGGTGAATTGATATTAAAATCTTCCCCAGCTGCCTCATGAATGCGTTCAATAAGGGTATCCAACTTTCCTTGAATTTCTTTTTCCATTTCTTGCAGTTCGTCAACATCTGTATAAATTCCTAGTTCTTCCATTTCTCCTAAAATACGAGCGAGTGGAAGTTCTAATGACTTAAAGAGTTCAAGTTGATTGTATTCTTCCAGTTGGTCATACATTAGCGGTGTGCTTGCAGAGATAGCATCTAAAATGGCTGCAATATAAGGGTTCATCACTTCATCGTCAGGTATTAGACGTTTACGGCCTTTACCGTAAATATTGACCGCTTCAGCCACATAATTCTGGCCATAATGCTGAACAACAGAATAGACATCATCGATACTTCTGGAAGGATCTAAGATATAACTTGCTAACATGACATCAAAAGCAATATTTTGAATATTTATATTTAATCGATGCGCTTCAGCATATGTTTTCTTAGCGTCATAAACCAATTTTCGCGTGTTTTTATCTTCCAGCCATTTGACCAATTCAGGATAATTTCGAATAGTATCGGCATCGATTACAACAAAGTGACCATCAGCCTTTAATCCGAATTTAAGAATATCAGCTGTTAAATAGTCTCCTTCACCTACTTCAAAATGCACTGCTGCTTCAGATAAATCATTGAAATCAATATTATTAAAGTCGTGTTCCACTTCATATTCACGTTTTTCTTCAGTTTTATCTTCTGCATCTACATCAATTTGATTCAACATTTGTTTGAAATCTAATTCTTTAAATAAATCAATTTTCGCTGTTTGGTCCACTTCTTCAGGGAGTTTTGTGTCTTTTAAAGTGACTTCAATTGGACTGTCTCGTTTGATAGTCGCTAACTGTTTGCTCATTAAAGCATCATCATGACCATTTTCGAGTTTTTCTTTTAATTTTTTACCTGAAACTTCATCTATATGTTGATAGAGATTTTCTACAGAGTCATATTGATTCAGTAATTTGATTGCTGTTTTTTCACCGACACCAGCTATTCCAGGGATATTATCAGAAGTATCTCCCATTAATCCTTTCATATCAATAATCTGTGAAGGTTGTAGGCCGTTATACTTTTCAGCAATGAATTCAGGTGTGTAATGGTCGACATCTGTTACGCCTTTTTTTGTATAATATATCGTTACATTTTCAGAAGCTAATTGCGTCAAGTCACGATCTCCTGTAACAATAATCGTTTTGATACCTGCTTTATCTGCTTCTTTACTCAAAGTCCCAATAATATCATCTGCTTCATAATTCTCCAGCTCGTAATGCTTAATTTGATACGCATCTAATAATTGGCGAATTAAAGGGAACTGCTCGCTCAATTCTGGTGGTGTCTTTTGACGTCCACCTTTATAATCACTGAAAGTTTGATGTCTGAATGTGGTTTTACCTGCATCAAATGCTACTAAAAAGTGCGTCGGCTTCTCTTCTTTTTTAATTTTTTCTAATAACATCGCGAAACCATAAATAGCATTGGTATGGATACCCGCACGATTTGTCAAAAGAGGTAAAGCATAAAATGCGCGGAAACTTAAACTATTTCCATCAATTAATACTAACTTTTCCACGTTATAACCTCCTGAATTGATTTAATTCTATTTTATCATAAGTATATCTGTGCTCATAAAATTAGCGCCGGATTTATATCCGACGCTATTACATATTATGAATTTCGTGTTTTATTATCGAAGAAAATAATACGGAAAGTGGTACCGACATCTAGTTCACTTTCAATTTGTATGCGGCCTTGGTAAGCTTCAACAATATGTTTAGTGATTGATAAACCAAGTCCTGTACCTCCAGAGTCTCTGCTGCGCGCCTTATCCACTCTATAAAAGCGTTCAAAAACATGCTTTTGATCTTCAGGAGCTATACCGATGCCATGGTCTTCCACTTCTAAAATTTTCTTATCACCTTGACTAGCAACTCTTACAAAGACAGTACTTTCATTCGGTGAATAATTAATCGCATTACTGACTAAGTTTGTAACCACTTGTGCAATCTTAGAAGCTTCAGCATCAATATGAACGTCCTCTTGTATATTGGCGTCTATAGTAATATCTTTTCTTTGAGCGTAAGCATATAACGTATCAACAGTGGTTTGTGTAACTTCTGATAAGTTTACACGTTCTGTTCTGATTTCAGTTTGTTGCTCAATATGTGATAAGTCCAACAAATCTTCAACCAGAGATTCAATACGGTTAGATTCTTTTAAAATGATATTTAAAAATTCATCTAACAAATGTTCATCTTCTTTTGCCCCGTCAATTAATGTTTCAGCAAATCCCTTTATCGAAGTAATAGGTGTCTTCAATTCATGGGATACATTCGCTACGAATTCACGACGCAGATTTTCGAGTTTCTTGAGACTTGTAATATCATGGAGTACAACCACCATACCTTGAAGCCTTTTTTTATTACGAGATAAAATCGGAACACATGCTGTGTCGAAATACTTTTCATGAACATTATTAATATAAATTTCAACTTGTTCATTAATCGTCTTTTCAGTTTTAAAGGCGTTTATAATCAACGTATTTAACTTGCCTTTAATTACGCGATTATAATTTTTATTCACTACGCTCGCTTCAGGATTGAACATATCGTAATAAGCAGTGTTGGCTACTACAATTTTACCGTATTTATCAATCATTAATACTGAGCTTGGAATATTTTCTAAGGTCGTTTTCAAACGATTAGATTGAATCTTTTGTTCATTATGCATCTTTTGCAAACGACGTGCCAGTTCATTGGTCGTTACAAAGAGATCTCGTGTTTCTTTCACATTACTTTCTGGAACACGGATATGATAATGTCCTTGAGCCAACAGTTTAGTTGCGTAAGTTACATCATTAATAGGTCTGATATAAGTTCTATTGATGTTTCTAACAATTAAAAATACCACTGCCAATATAAACATTCCTATAATTACGATGTATTTCCAAGCTTCAAACTGCAACTGGGAAATTTCATTATTGTATCCTGAAATAATAATATGATGGTCATTATCAATATATTTATAGGTAAACCGATGATTTCCTTTATGCGTGTCATAAATTAAATTGGATGGATTACCGACAACATTAATATTTTCATTTGCAGGTACATTATTCCCCGCTTTGAATAAAACTTTATGATTTGAATTGCTATGTATAGAAATCGCAAAATCATTCAATCGTGCGTATTCTTCAATAGCTTTGTTTTGATGTGCTTTATAAGATGCGTTTACTCTTTCTGAATCATTCTTTAAGTTTTCACTATCTCTGCTTGATATCGTCGTATAAATAGCATGATTGATGAGCAAACCTAAAGCAATGAGACAAGAGACAATCAGTGTTACCAGTGTAAGCAGTAATCGGGTATAAAACTTCAATTAGCAGATTTAGGTCTTTCTAATTTATAACCTAAACCACGGACCGTTTTAATTAATTTTGGCTGCTTAGGGTTTTCTTCTAATTTATCTCTCAAGTGACTGATATGCACATCTACAATACGCGAATCACCTGTAAATTCATAATTCCATACAGAGTTCAGCATATGTTCTCTAGTAATTACGCGGCCTTGACGTTCGATTAAATACAATAACAATTCAAATTCTTTAGGTGTCAGCTCTAATAATTCATTATTTTTATATACTTCAAAATACTCGGGTCTAATCTTGATAGAACCAATGATAACATCCTCATTATCATTTTCTTCTTCTTGAACACTTTGAACTTGTTGAGAACGTCGCAAAATAGCTTTTACACGCGCAACTACTTCTCTTGGTGAAAATGGTTTAGTCATATAATCATCTGCACCAAGCTCTAAGCCTAGCACACGATCAAACTCGTCATCTTTGGCAGTCAACATTAGAATAGGAACTAAGTTCTTATCTGAACGAATCGTTTTACAAACTTCAATGCCGTCTAATTTTGGAAGCATTACATCTAAAACTACTAAATCTGGCTGTACATCATTTACTTTTTGAAGCGCCTCTTCTCCATCATAAGCAACTTCTACAATGTAACCTGCAGTTTCCAAATTATATTTCAGTAAAGTTACAATTGATTGTTCATCGTCGACTACTAAAATTTTTTGTGACATGGTCGTACCCCCTGTGTATTTTTCAACCTAATTATAACTTATATTTTCATAAAGATAACATACTATGTATTAACTTTACAGAAACTTAACAATTGATTAACATTCTATAATTTTTATTTTGAAAAAGAAATAAGAGGAGATGGGACAAATGAATGTCTCAA
Coding sequences:
- the polA gene encoding DNA polymerase I, with amino-acid sequence MEKLVLIDGNSLSFRAFYALPLLTNRAGIHTNAIYGFAMLLEKIKKEEKPTHFLVAFDAGKTTFRHQTFSDYKGGRQKTPPELSEQFPLIRQLLDAYQIKHYELENYEADDIIGTLSKEADKAGIKTIIVTGDRDLTQLASENVTIYYTKKGVTDVDHYTPEFIAEKYNGLQPSQIIDMKGLMGDTSDNIPGIAGVGEKTAIKLLNQYDSVENLYQHIDEVSGKKLKEKLENGHDDALMSKQLATIKRDSPIEVTLKDTKLPEEVDQTAKIDLFKELDFKQMLNQIDVDAEDKTEEKREYEVEHDFNNIDFNDLSEAAVHFEVGEGDYLTADILKFGLKADGHFVVIDADTIRNYPELVKWLEDKNTRKLVYDAKKTYAEAHRLNINIQNIAFDVMLASYILDPSRSIDDVYSVVQHYGQNYVAEAVNIYGKGRKRLIPDDEVMNPYIAAILDAISASTPLMYDQLEEYNQLELFKSLELPLARILGEMEELGIYTDVDELQEMEKEIQGKLDTLIERIHEAAGEDFNINSPKQLGVVLFEKLELPVIKKTKTGYSTAVDVLEQLQGEHPIIDDILEYRQLSKLQSTYIEGLQKVIQKDHRIHTHFNQTLAQTGRLSSVDPNLQNIPVRLEEGRRIRKAFKPAEPGNVILSADYSQIELRVLAHITQDESMIKAFREGHDIHTATAMKVFGVEPDEVDGLMRRQAKAVNFGIVYGISDYGLSQSLGISRKAAKQFIDDYLDSFPGVKQYMSDIVKDAKAKGYVETLLHRRRYIPDITSRNFNRRSFAERTAMNTPIQGSAADIIKLAMVNFDKEIQNQDFHAHLLLQVHDELIFELPEAEVEAFSKFIEDIMDNAIDLDVPLQVDTNYGPTWYDAK
- the pnpS gene encoding two-component system histidine kinase PnpS produces the protein MKFYTRLLLTLVTLIVSCLIALGLLINHAIYTTISSRDSENLKNDSERVNASYKAHQNKAIEEYARLNDFAISIHSNSNHKVLFKAGNNVPANENINVVGNPSNLIYDTHKGNHRFTYKYIDNDHHIIISGYNNEISQLQFEAWKYIVIIGMFILAVVFLIVRNINRTYIRPINDVTYATKLLAQGHYHIRVPESNVKETRDLFVTTNELARRLQKMHNEQKIQSNRLKTTLENIPSSVLMIDKYGKIVVANTAYYDMFNPEASVVNKNYNRVIKGKLNTLIINAFKTEKTINEQVEIYINNVHEKYFDTACVPILSRNKKRLQGMVVVLHDITSLKKLENLRREFVANVSHELKTPITSIKGFAETLIDGAKEDEHLLDEFLNIILKESNRIESLVEDLLDLSHIEQQTEIRTERVNLSEVTQTTVDTLYAYAQRKDITIDANIQEDVHIDAEASKIAQVVTNLVSNAINYSPNESTVFVRVASQGDKKILEVEDHGIGIAPEDQKHVFERFYRVDKARSRDSGGTGLGLSITKHIVEAYQGRIQIESELDVGTTFRIIFFDNKTRNS
- a CDS encoding response regulator transcription factor, which produces MSQKILVVDDEQSIVTLLKYNLETAGYIVEVAYDGEEALQKVNDVQPDLVVLDVMLPKLDGIEVCKTIRSDKNLVPILMLTAKDDEFDRVLGLELGADDYMTKPFSPREVVARVKAILRRSQQVQSVQEEENDNEDVIIGSIKIRPEYFEVYKNNELLELTPKEFELLLYLIERQGRVITREHMLNSVWNYEFTGDSRIVDVHISHLRDKLEENPKQPKLIKTVRGLGYKLERPKSAN